From a single Pseudomonas sp. A34-9 genomic region:
- a CDS encoding oxidoreductase — MYLTPQHVLLAGATGLTGEHLLDRLLNEPTISRVLAPSRRPLAEHPHLENPVGDPQAFLPQLSGRVDIAYCCLGTTIKQAGSEAAFRAVDLDMVVAFAKRAREMGARHLIVISAIGADPKSSVFYNRVKGEMEQALRAQDWPQLTICRPSLLLGERTEPRLAEQLAGPLSKLIPGKYRGIEACQLARAMWRLALEEQDGVRVIESDDLRKLGK, encoded by the coding sequence ATGTACTTGACGCCTCAGCACGTATTGCTTGCCGGAGCCACCGGTTTGACCGGTGAACATCTACTCGACCGTTTGCTCAACGAGCCAACGATTTCTCGCGTGCTCGCCCCATCCCGTCGACCTTTGGCCGAACATCCGCACCTGGAAAACCCGGTGGGTGATCCGCAGGCGTTTCTGCCGCAGCTCAGTGGTCGCGTCGATATCGCCTACTGCTGCCTCGGTACCACCATCAAGCAGGCAGGCTCGGAAGCGGCGTTTCGCGCGGTGGACCTGGACATGGTGGTGGCGTTCGCCAAACGTGCGCGGGAAATGGGTGCACGGCATCTGATCGTGATCAGTGCGATTGGCGCGGATCCGAAATCGTCGGTTTTCTACAATCGGGTCAAAGGCGAAATGGAGCAGGCACTGCGCGCGCAGGACTGGCCGCAACTGACCATTTGCCGGCCGTCACTGTTGTTGGGTGAACGGACTGAACCGCGTCTGGCCGAGCAGCTCGCCGGGCCGCTGTCGAAGCTGATTCCCGGCAAATACCGTGGCATCGAGGCCTGCCAACTGGCGCGGGCGATGTGGCGATTGGCGCTGGAAGAGCAGGATGGGGTGCGGGTGATCGAGTCGGATGATCTCAGGAAACTGGGTAAATAA
- a CDS encoding C13 family peptidase: protein MRSLARLAPLALTLMLTACGDGESLLPPDARLPDGGRYRGELVDGLLQGQGRVDYPNGSWYAGQFDKGQWHGQGEWHGSNGEVYRGQFQQGLFDGQGSLTTNASSYTGGFKQGRREGEGTLKENGMTYRGEFKADQYSGLGRLEMDDGSSYQGQFAHGKPNGEGQRGDASGNSFSGHFVNGQLEGNGTFNSADGDIYVGGFKNNQLHGKGRYENADGDVWLGQFKEGALTGKGELIGADGSHYIGAFSDWRFSGQGRLNLSDGSFYIGGFDNDSYAGRGTLVLTDGSVMSGTWINGQRVRDADGKLLPDTLELGLLAQGRLLEDALAAIPASTPAVELYTLTLGGDGKQSVFLRESDYVANMLNTRFGAYGQIRLVNHRDHLSDRPMATRENLRRAAQTLAERSGPEDLLFIYLTSHGTAEHELVLDQPRMELADLPADELAAVLAPLKNRDKIIVISSCYSGGFIPALKDERTLIMTASRADRVSFGCSEEANFTYFGDALFAQALNQTDDLEQAFKLAKATVAERELADNFEASEPQIWAPKTVLSHWQLLRKQQARKALQSAALNDGAIKSN from the coding sequence ATGCGCTCACTCGCTCGTCTTGCACCCCTTGCCTTGACCCTGATGCTCACCGCGTGCGGCGACGGCGAATCGCTGTTGCCCCCGGATGCGCGCCTGCCTGACGGCGGACGCTATCGCGGTGAACTGGTCGATGGCTTGCTGCAAGGTCAGGGCCGCGTCGACTACCCCAACGGCAGTTGGTATGCCGGGCAGTTCGACAAGGGCCAGTGGCATGGTCAGGGCGAATGGCATGGCAGCAATGGCGAGGTTTATCGCGGCCAGTTTCAGCAAGGTCTTTTCGACGGTCAGGGCAGCCTGACCACCAATGCCAGCAGTTACACCGGCGGCTTCAAGCAGGGCCGCCGCGAAGGCGAAGGTACGCTGAAAGAAAACGGCATGACCTATCGTGGCGAGTTCAAGGCTGATCAATATTCCGGACTCGGCCGTCTGGAGATGGACGACGGCAGTTCCTATCAAGGCCAGTTCGCCCACGGCAAACCCAACGGCGAAGGCCAGCGCGGCGACGCCAGCGGCAACTCGTTCAGCGGGCATTTCGTCAACGGTCAACTGGAAGGCAACGGCACCTTCAACAGTGCCGACGGCGACATCTATGTCGGCGGCTTCAAGAACAATCAATTGCACGGCAAGGGCCGCTATGAAAACGCTGACGGCGATGTCTGGCTCGGCCAGTTCAAGGAAGGCGCACTGACCGGCAAGGGCGAACTGATCGGCGCCGACGGCAGCCATTACATCGGCGCATTCAGCGACTGGCGCTTCAGCGGTCAGGGCCGTTTGAACCTGTCTGATGGCAGTTTCTACATCGGTGGCTTCGACAACGACAGTTACGCCGGACGCGGCACTCTGGTGCTCACCGATGGCAGCGTCATGAGCGGCACCTGGATCAATGGCCAGCGCGTGCGCGACGCCGACGGCAAGTTGCTGCCCGATACGCTCGAACTCGGCTTGCTCGCTCAGGGCCGCCTGCTCGAGGACGCACTGGCCGCCATTCCTGCTTCGACCCCGGCGGTCGAGTTGTACACCCTGACCCTCGGCGGCGACGGCAAGCAAAGTGTGTTCCTGCGCGAATCCGACTACGTCGCCAATATGCTCAACACGCGCTTCGGCGCTTATGGCCAGATCCGTCTGGTCAACCACCGCGACCACCTCAGCGACCGGCCGATGGCCACGCGCGAGAACCTGCGCCGCGCCGCGCAAACCCTCGCCGAACGCAGTGGCCCGGAAGATTTGCTGTTCATCTACCTGACCAGCCACGGCACCGCCGAGCACGAACTGGTGCTCGACCAGCCGCGCATGGAGCTGGCCGACCTGCCCGCCGACGAACTCGCCGCCGTACTGGCGCCGCTGAAAAACCGCGACAAGATCATCGTGATTTCGTCGTGCTACTCCGGCGGTTTTATCCCGGCGCTGAAAGACGAACGCACGCTGATCATGACCGCCTCGCGCGCTGATCGCGTGTCCTTCGGCTGCTCGGAAGAAGCCAACTTCACCTATTTCGGCGACGCGCTGTTCGCCCAGGCGCTGAACCAGACCGATGATCTGGAGCAAGCCTTCAAACTGGCCAAGGCCACCGTGGCCGAGCGTGAACTGGCCGATAACTTCGAGGCCTCGGAGCCGCAGATCTGGGCGCCGAAAACCGTGCTGTCGCACTGGCAACTGCTGCGCAAACAGCAAGCCAGAAAAGCATTGCAAAGTGCTGCGTTGAACGACGGAGCGATAAAGAGCAACTAA